The following are encoded in a window of Rhizobium sp. WYJ-E13 genomic DNA:
- the ggt gene encoding gamma-glutamyltransferase encodes MDRLHRQSVAILAAISLCLAPLPAFTASPAPVEAEHGMVVTAQHLATDVGVDVLKSGGNAVDAAVAVGYALAVVYPTAGNLGGGGFMTIRLKDGRTTFLDFRERAPLAATETMYLDAKGDIVPRASLDGYLAVGTPGSVMGFETAREKYGTKKREELIAPALKYAREGFTLEQGDTASFASSAKRLAKDEEAAKIFLKAGGSPYSPGEKLVQPDLAAVLQSISEKGPDAFYKGAPADAIVKASQAKGGILAKEDFEQYRVRELKPIECNYRGYDIISSPPPSSGGVIICEILNVLEGYPLSYLGYGSAEAVHIMVEAMRYAYVDRNAALGDPDFIDNPVSKLLDKNYAKEIRAKIDPYRAGTSANLKPLGGKESTETTHYSVIDDEGNAVAVTYTLNGSFGAGVVAPGTGVLLNNEMDDFTSKPGVPNLYGLVQGEANAIAPKKTPLSSMSPTIVTRDGKPFMVIGSPGGSRIITITLEAILNVVDFGMDISQAVNAPRIHHQWQPDTVYLEPFALSPDTEKALAEMGYKLAGGNGAPVWGQAAGILVGGKSLAAIEKGGGARYNGAMDSRATEGSANGY; translated from the coding sequence ATGGACCGCCTTCACAGACAATCCGTCGCCATTCTCGCTGCTATCTCGCTTTGCCTCGCGCCATTGCCAGCCTTTACTGCCTCGCCTGCGCCTGTCGAAGCCGAACATGGTATGGTCGTCACTGCCCAGCACCTGGCAACCGATGTCGGCGTCGACGTGCTGAAGAGTGGCGGCAATGCCGTCGATGCCGCGGTCGCAGTCGGTTATGCGCTGGCGGTCGTTTATCCGACAGCCGGCAATCTCGGCGGCGGCGGTTTCATGACGATCCGCCTGAAAGACGGACGGACGACCTTTCTCGATTTCCGTGAACGCGCGCCGCTCGCGGCAACCGAGACCATGTATCTCGACGCCAAGGGCGACATCGTCCCACGCGCCAGTCTCGACGGCTATCTCGCCGTCGGCACACCGGGTTCGGTCATGGGTTTCGAGACAGCCCGCGAAAAATACGGCACGAAGAAGCGCGAAGAACTGATCGCGCCGGCCCTGAAATATGCAAGGGAAGGCTTCACGCTGGAGCAAGGTGATACGGCAAGCTTTGCCAGCAGCGCCAAGCGGCTCGCCAAGGATGAAGAGGCCGCAAAGATCTTCCTGAAGGCCGGCGGCAGCCCCTATTCGCCCGGTGAAAAACTGGTGCAGCCGGATCTGGCCGCCGTCCTGCAATCGATCTCGGAAAAAGGCCCCGACGCCTTCTATAAGGGTGCACCGGCCGATGCGATCGTCAAGGCGAGCCAGGCCAAGGGCGGCATTCTCGCAAAGGAGGATTTCGAGCAATACAGGGTGCGGGAACTGAAACCGATCGAATGCAATTACCGCGGCTACGACATCATTTCCTCACCGCCGCCCTCCTCCGGCGGCGTTATCATCTGCGAGATCCTGAACGTCCTCGAAGGCTATCCGCTTTCTTATCTCGGCTATGGATCGGCCGAAGCCGTGCATATCATGGTCGAGGCCATGCGTTACGCCTATGTGGACCGCAACGCCGCGCTCGGCGATCCCGACTTCATCGACAACCCCGTCTCCAAGCTGCTGGACAAGAACTATGCCAAGGAGATCCGCGCCAAGATCGATCCCTACAGGGCCGGTACTTCGGCCAATCTGAAGCCGCTCGGCGGCAAGGAAAGCACAGAGACGACGCATTATTCTGTTATCGATGACGAGGGCAATGCCGTCGCGGTGACCTACACCTTGAACGGCTCCTTCGGCGCCGGTGTGGTCGCGCCCGGCACCGGCGTGTTGCTCAATAACGAGATGGACGATTTCACCTCCAAGCCCGGCGTGCCGAATCTCTATGGCCTTGTGCAGGGTGAGGCCAATGCCATCGCACCGAAGAAGACGCCGCTGTCTTCCATGAGTCCGACGATCGTCACCAGGGACGGCAAGCCCTTCATGGTCATCGGCAGCCCCGGCGGTTCGCGCATCATCACCATCACTCTCGAAGCGATTCTCAACGTCGTCGATTTCGGCATGGACATCAGCCAGGCGGTCAATGCTCCACGCATCCATCACCAGTGGCAGCCGGACACCGTCTACCTGGAGCCCTTTGCGCTCTCTCCAGATACTGAAAAGGCGCTTGCCGAGATGGGTTACAAGCTCGCGGGTGGCAATGGTGCTCCGGTCTGGGGACAGGCGGCCGGCATCCTCGTCGGAGGCAAAAGCCTTGCAGCCATCGAGAAGGGTGGCGGCGCCCGCTACAACGGCGCAATGGACAGCCGCGCGACCGAAGGCTCGGCCAACGGTTATTGA
- a CDS encoding helix-turn-helix domain-containing protein encodes MTPYSAATGVENVLKILEGRWKLIILFHLFGGKVLRFSDLERAIPAISQKMLIQQLRQMENDGIVLRIVHHQVPPKVEYRLTDWGQALCPALDALLKWAALKDKDLTGMVFIPEETGDRTP; translated from the coding sequence ATGACACCCTATTCTGCCGCAACCGGCGTCGAGAACGTTCTGAAGATCCTGGAAGGGCGCTGGAAACTCATCATCCTCTTCCACCTGTTCGGCGGCAAGGTGCTGCGCTTTTCCGATCTCGAACGCGCCATCCCCGCCATCTCGCAGAAGATGCTGATCCAGCAGCTGCGCCAGATGGAAAATGACGGCATCGTGCTGCGCATCGTCCACCATCAGGTGCCGCCCAAGGTGGAATATCGTCTGACCGACTGGGGCCAGGCCCTCTGCCCCGCTTTGGACGCTCTGTTGAAATGGGCAGCCTTGAAGGACAAGGACCTCACCGGCATGGTTTTCATTCCGGAAGAAACCGGCGACCGAACTCCCTGA
- the purE gene encoding 5-(carboxyamino)imidazole ribonucleotide mutase, giving the protein MTDRPPVAIIMGSQSDWETMKNAADTLEALEIEYDARIISAHRTPDRLVTFAKGARAEGFKVIIAGAGGAAHLPGMTAAMTPLPVFGVPVQSKTMSGQDSLLSIVQMPGGIPVGTLAIGKAGAINAALLAAAVLALSDEEIADRLDEWRERQSASVAEYPMDDL; this is encoded by the coding sequence ATGACAGACAGACCGCCAGTCGCCATAATCATGGGCAGCCAGTCCGACTGGGAAACCATGAAGAATGCTGCCGATACGCTGGAGGCGCTGGAAATCGAGTATGACGCGCGTATCATCTCGGCTCATCGCACACCCGACCGGCTCGTCACTTTCGCCAAGGGAGCGCGCGCGGAGGGGTTCAAGGTCATCATTGCAGGCGCCGGCGGCGCGGCCCACCTTCCGGGAATGACGGCTGCCATGACGCCGCTGCCGGTCTTTGGCGTGCCGGTCCAGTCGAAGACGATGTCCGGTCAGGACAGCCTGCTTTCCATCGTCCAGATGCCGGGCGGCATCCCCGTCGGTACGCTTGCCATCGGCAAGGCCGGCGCCATCAACGCTGCTCTTCTCGCCGCTGCCGTGCTCGCCCTCTCCGACGAGGAGATCGCCGACCGCCTCGACGAATGGCGCGAGCGCCAGAGCGCCTCGGTCGCCGAATATCCGATGGACGATCTCTGA
- a CDS encoding helix-turn-helix transcriptional regulator: MSNADPFTAIADPNRRFLLEELRRAPKTVNELAEGLPISRPAVSQHLKALLESNLVSVTSEGTKRIYTVNNRGFDKLNLWLDQFWA, encoded by the coding sequence ATGTCGAACGCGGACCCCTTCACTGCGATTGCCGATCCGAACCGGAGGTTTTTGCTGGAGGAATTGCGGCGCGCGCCGAAGACGGTCAATGAGCTTGCCGAGGGCCTGCCGATCAGCCGCCCGGCCGTGTCGCAACATCTGAAGGCGCTGCTTGAAAGCAACCTCGTGTCCGTGACCTCGGAAGGCACGAAGCGCATCTACACGGTCAACAACCGCGGTTTCGACAAGCTCAATCTCTGGCTCGATCAGTTCTGGGCCTGA
- a CDS encoding alpha/beta fold hydrolase, translating into MLAEISALLVPVAAAIGYSSYKARQFEYAYPNIGELTDIGGYRMNAVHVPRPDSADLPALVFIHGASGNLLDQANAFQEPLEGRAEMLFVDRPGHGYSERGGPENALPSGQADAIARLMEKRGIERAIIIGHSFGGAIAAAFGVRHPGKTAGLLFLAPASHPWPGGIDWYYHVATAPVVGWLFNHAVVVPLGLHRLERGTLNVFRPNPRPVDYVARTGPSLVLRPRAFYNNAADFKRLHEYLAANAHHYSEISAPTVIITGDKDEIVWEHLHSRGLARDIKGSELITVKGVGHKPDYLATDVAIAAMEKIAGKPRDLAAIARKAEERLAGSSIDQTVGTVPPSMVYSAP; encoded by the coding sequence ATGCTTGCCGAAATCTCCGCCCTTCTCGTCCCCGTAGCCGCCGCCATCGGCTATTCTTCCTACAAGGCCCGCCAGTTTGAATATGCTTATCCCAATATCGGCGAACTGACCGATATCGGCGGCTATCGCATGAATGCCGTGCATGTGCCTCGCCCGGACAGCGCCGATCTTCCAGCTCTGGTTTTCATTCATGGCGCGAGCGGCAACCTGCTGGACCAGGCTAATGCTTTCCAAGAGCCGCTGGAAGGCCGCGCCGAGATGCTCTTCGTCGATCGCCCCGGTCATGGCTATTCGGAACGCGGCGGGCCGGAAAATGCCCTGCCTTCCGGCCAGGCCGACGCTATCGCCAGGCTGATGGAAAAGCGCGGCATCGAAAGGGCAATCATCATTGGCCATTCCTTCGGTGGCGCGATTGCCGCGGCCTTCGGCGTCCGCCATCCGGGCAAGACGGCAGGTCTTCTCTTCCTCGCGCCGGCATCCCATCCATGGCCGGGCGGCATCGACTGGTATTATCATGTCGCAACGGCGCCGGTTGTCGGCTGGCTCTTCAATCATGCAGTCGTCGTGCCTCTCGGCCTGCACCGATTGGAGCGCGGCACGCTGAACGTCTTCCGCCCCAATCCCCGCCCCGTTGATTACGTCGCCAGAACCGGCCCGTCGCTGGTGCTAAGGCCGCGCGCCTTTTACAACAATGCCGCCGACTTCAAACGGCTCCATGAATACCTGGCGGCCAATGCGCACCACTATTCCGAGATATCAGCACCAACCGTCATCATAACGGGCGACAAGGACGAAATTGTCTGGGAGCACCTGCATTCGCGCGGTCTGGCGCGGGATATCAAGGGGTCCGAACTCATCACGGTCAAGGGCGTTGGCCATAAGCCGGATTATCTTGCGACCGATGTCGCCATCGCCGCTATGGAGAAGATTGCCGGCAAGCCGCGCGACCTTGCAGCGATCGCCCGCAAGGCGGAAGAACGGCTGGCCGGCTCTTCCATCGATCAAACCGTCGGAACGGTGCCGCCATCGATGGTATATTCCGCGCCGTGA
- a CDS encoding YdcH family protein, protein MTVQAHLESLQKKHVALEEELHALRTSPSISDTELAECKRRKLRIKDEIERLKSSVH, encoded by the coding sequence ATGACTGTTCAAGCTCATCTTGAATCGCTCCAGAAAAAGCATGTCGCTCTCGAGGAGGAGTTGCATGCCCTGAGAACATCTCCCTCTATTTCCGATACTGAACTTGCCGAATGCAAGCGCCGTAAGCTGCGCATCAAGGACGAGATCGAGCGTCTCAAGTCATCCGTCCATTGA
- a CDS encoding YdcH family protein, whose translation MADQEQAEIRLMVARLRQEHEDYDAAINAMIETGCDALRIQRMKKKKLVIKDKLSKLEDQIIPDIIA comes from the coding sequence ATGGCCGATCAGGAACAGGCGGAAATCAGGCTCATGGTGGCGCGTCTGCGCCAGGAGCACGAGGATTACGACGCCGCGATCAACGCCATGATTGAGACAGGCTGCGACGCGCTGCGCATCCAGCGCATGAAGAAGAAGAAGCTGGTCATCAAGGACAAGCTCTCCAAGTTGGAAGACCAGATCATCCCCGATATCATCGCCTGA
- the ykgO gene encoding type B 50S ribosomal protein L36 → MKIKNSLKSLKARHRDNRLVRRKGRIYIINKQNPRYKARQG, encoded by the coding sequence ATGAAGATCAAGAATTCGCTCAAGTCGCTCAAGGCGCGTCATCGTGACAACCGTCTCGTTCGCCGCAAGGGCCGCATCTACATCATCAACAAGCAGAACCCGCGCTACAAGGCTCGTCAGGGCTGA
- a CDS encoding thiamine phosphate synthase codes for MTEPENRCRLVLVVPDIADADEQVKSVADALDGGDVASVILPQYDLDDGSFQKRAEKLVPIIQAAGAAALIAGDSRVVGRSKADGLHITGPASEIADAIDRYADKLIVGGGNAADRHTALEVGEERPDYIFFGKLDGDIKPEAHPKNLALAEWWASMIEIPCIVMGGTDPASALAVAETGAEFVAMRMGVFGEPAQASSIVAQINALLDEKAPRFED; via the coding sequence ATGACCGAACCGGAAAACCGCTGCCGCCTTGTCCTTGTTGTGCCCGATATCGCCGATGCCGATGAACAGGTGAAGAGCGTCGCCGATGCGCTTGATGGCGGCGATGTCGCATCCGTCATTCTGCCGCAATACGATCTGGATGACGGCAGCTTCCAGAAACGCGCGGAGAAGCTTGTCCCGATCATTCAGGCTGCCGGTGCTGCGGCACTGATCGCCGGCGACAGCCGCGTTGTCGGCCGTTCGAAGGCCGATGGCCTGCATATCACAGGACCGGCAAGCGAGATTGCCGATGCGATCGATCGTTACGCGGACAAGCTGATCGTCGGCGGCGGCAATGCGGCCGACCGGCATACGGCGCTGGAAGTCGGCGAGGAACGGCCCGACTACATCTTCTTCGGCAAGCTCGATGGCGACATCAAGCCGGAGGCGCATCCGAAGAACCTGGCGCTTGCCGAGTGGTGGGCATCGATGATCGAGATCCCCTGCATCGTGATGGGCGGCACTGATCCGGCTTCCGCGCTTGCCGTTGCCGAGACCGGCGCGGAGTTCGTGGCGATGCGCATGGGGGTTTTTGGGGAGCCGGCGCAGGCGTCCTCGATCGTGGCTCAGATCAATGCCTTGCTTGACGAAAAAGCGCCACGGTTTGAGGATTGA
- a CDS encoding SDR family oxidoreductase yields MTVAPAFTFDPNEFIDKRVLVTGGTKGMGEAIVQRLSAAGAKVATTARSPLPEGQVPALFIQADISTVEGVDTVVSTVLDSFGGLDILVNNVGGSSAPSGGFAALTDEHWQADINANLMAPVRLDRSFLPGMIKRGHGVIIHISSIQRRLPLYEATLAYAAAKAGLSTYSKGLSKEVGPKGVRVNAIAPGFIETTAATALIRRIAQEAGTDEDSGRKLLMDSLGGISIGRPGRPEEVAELVAFLASPRAASIHGAEYTIDGGTVPTV; encoded by the coding sequence ATGACTGTCGCACCTGCTTTTACGTTCGATCCGAACGAGTTCATTGACAAGCGGGTGCTTGTCACAGGCGGTACAAAGGGTATGGGTGAGGCAATCGTGCAGCGCCTTTCGGCGGCCGGCGCGAAGGTTGCGACGACTGCACGCTCGCCGCTGCCCGAGGGGCAGGTACCTGCGCTCTTCATTCAGGCTGATATCAGTACCGTGGAGGGTGTGGATACCGTCGTCTCGACGGTGCTCGACAGTTTCGGCGGCCTCGATATTCTCGTCAACAATGTCGGCGGCTCGTCGGCGCCGAGTGGTGGTTTTGCCGCGTTGACGGATGAGCACTGGCAGGCGGACATCAATGCCAACCTGATGGCGCCGGTGCGGCTCGACCGATCGTTTCTGCCCGGCATGATCAAGCGTGGCCACGGCGTCATCATCCATATATCCTCGATCCAGAGGCGGTTGCCGCTCTATGAAGCGACGCTCGCCTATGCGGCGGCCAAGGCTGGATTGTCGACTTACAGCAAGGGATTGTCGAAAGAGGTCGGACCGAAGGGCGTTCGGGTGAATGCCATAGCGCCTGGGTTCATCGAGACCACTGCCGCAACAGCGCTGATCCGGCGGATCGCGCAAGAGGCCGGTACCGACGAAGATAGTGGCCGCAAGCTGCTGATGGATTCGCTTGGCGGCATATCGATCGGCCGGCCAGGGCGCCCGGAAGAGGTGGCGGAACTCGTTGCCTTCCTGGCCTCGCCGCGTGCCGCTTCCATTCACGGCGCGGAATATACCATCGATGGCGGCACCGTTCCGACGGTTTGA
- a CDS encoding 5-(carboxyamino)imidazole ribonucleotide synthase produces MMVRTIGIIGGGQLGRMLAMAAARLNFRTIILEPQADSPAAQLANRQIVAAYDDPAALAELADLCDVVTYEFENVPVAAAERLAKNVPVYPPPKALEAAQDRLIEKRFINGCGIPTARFHAVDSQADLEQALKDFGGQGVLKTRRLGYDGKGQKVFRSPADSPDGTYAELGSVPLILESFVAFEREISIIAARATEGTVLCFDPAENVHRNGILHTSAVPAAISAATADAARKAAEQILTALDYIGVIGIEFFVLTDGSLIANEMAPRVHNSGHWTEAACVVSQFEQHIRAVAGLPLGNPRRHSDCVMQNLIGDDILAVPDWLKRDDTLVHLYGKTESRPGRKMGHVTMLTGDTT; encoded by the coding sequence CTGATGGTAAGAACGATAGGCATCATCGGCGGCGGCCAGCTCGGCCGCATGCTCGCCATGGCCGCAGCCCGGCTGAACTTCCGCACAATCATATTGGAGCCACAGGCCGACAGCCCCGCCGCCCAGCTCGCCAACCGGCAGATCGTCGCCGCCTATGACGATCCGGCAGCGCTCGCCGAATTGGCTGATCTCTGCGACGTCGTGACGTACGAGTTTGAGAACGTGCCCGTTGCGGCTGCAGAACGGCTGGCAAAGAATGTGCCTGTCTATCCACCCCCGAAGGCGCTGGAAGCCGCACAGGACCGCCTCATCGAAAAACGTTTCATCAACGGCTGCGGGATCCCGACCGCCCGTTTTCATGCCGTCGACAGCCAGGCCGATCTCGAGCAGGCGTTGAAGGATTTCGGCGGTCAGGGTGTGCTGAAGACCCGCCGCCTCGGTTATGATGGCAAGGGCCAGAAGGTGTTCCGCTCACCGGCCGACAGTCCTGACGGGACCTATGCGGAGCTCGGCTCGGTGCCGCTCATCCTCGAAAGCTTCGTCGCCTTCGAGCGCGAGATCTCGATCATCGCCGCCCGCGCCACTGAGGGAACCGTGCTCTGCTTCGACCCGGCCGAAAATGTCCATCGCAACGGCATCCTTCATACATCGGCCGTACCGGCGGCGATCTCCGCTGCCACCGCCGATGCGGCACGCAAGGCTGCTGAACAAATCCTCACCGCGCTCGACTACATCGGCGTCATCGGCATCGAATTCTTCGTACTGACCGATGGCAGCCTGATTGCCAACGAAATGGCGCCGCGCGTCCACAATTCCGGCCACTGGACGGAAGCCGCCTGCGTCGTCTCGCAATTCGAGCAGCATATCCGCGCCGTCGCCGGCCTGCCGCTCGGTAATCCGCGCCGCCATTCCGATTGCGTGATGCAGAACCTGATCGGCGACGATATCCTGGCCGTTCCGGACTGGCTGAAACGCGACGACACGCTTGTGCACCTCTACGGCAAGACCGAGTCGCGCCCTGGCCGGAAGATGGGCCACGTGACGATGCTGACGGGCGATACCACCTGA
- a CDS encoding sulfite exporter TauE/SafE family protein: MPQDLSFYYAAIPAVILVGLAKGGMGDALSLIGLPFLALVVAPVEAAAILLPILVFMDMISLVIWRRHGDWTTLKIMLPGAILGIAFGWTTSALVPGNVLRILIGAVTIAFCLRYFWNNFGPGKGKVIPPRPQRPVVASLWSTLSGYGSFVAHAGGAPFQIYALPLKLPPREFTGTSVRFFAILNAVKLIPYFALGQLDTRNLLASATLLPFAPLATITGAWCVRRMKPQIFYPFMYAMALIAALLILREGMLE, from the coding sequence ATGCCGCAAGATCTGTCATTCTACTACGCTGCAATCCCGGCTGTCATTCTGGTCGGGCTTGCCAAAGGCGGGATGGGCGACGCTTTGTCGCTGATCGGCCTTCCCTTTCTCGCCCTCGTGGTCGCACCCGTCGAGGCCGCCGCGATCCTGCTTCCCATTCTCGTCTTCATGGACATGATATCGCTGGTGATCTGGCGCCGGCATGGCGACTGGACGACGCTGAAGATCATGCTGCCAGGCGCTATTCTCGGTATCGCCTTCGGCTGGACCACCTCGGCTCTCGTACCAGGCAATGTGCTGCGTATTCTCATCGGCGCCGTCACCATCGCCTTCTGCCTGCGTTATTTCTGGAACAATTTCGGCCCCGGCAAGGGGAAGGTCATCCCGCCGCGGCCCCAGCGCCCGGTGGTGGCGAGCCTTTGGAGCACGCTTTCCGGCTATGGCAGCTTCGTCGCCCATGCCGGCGGCGCGCCCTTCCAGATCTATGCTTTGCCACTCAAGCTGCCGCCGCGGGAATTCACCGGCACTAGCGTGCGCTTTTTCGCCATCCTGAACGCCGTAAAGCTCATTCCTTATTTCGCGCTTGGCCAGCTCGACACCCGCAACCTCCTGGCTTCTGCTACGCTTCTGCCCTTCGCTCCGCTGGCAACAATTACCGGCGCATGGTGCGTACGGCGCATGAAGCCGCAGATATTCTATCCCTTCATGTATGCCATGGCGCTGATCGCCGCTTTACTGATCCTGCGCGAAGGCATGCTCGAATAG
- a CDS encoding nuclear transport factor 2 family protein, translated as MNIELPKPLAIYYAAKNQKNVDGMLTCFAADASVRDEGEDRHGRAEIRKWMEETTRKYRVTVDPREISGDADRPIVAALVSGNFPGSPVTLHYHFTLAGDVITHLEIYA; from the coding sequence GTGAACATCGAGCTTCCGAAACCGCTGGCGATTTATTACGCCGCCAAGAATCAAAAGAATGTCGACGGCATGCTCACCTGTTTTGCCGCAGATGCCAGCGTACGCGACGAAGGCGAAGACAGGCATGGCCGTGCCGAAATCCGCAAATGGATGGAGGAGACGACGCGCAAATATCGTGTGACGGTCGATCCCAGGGAGATTTCCGGTGACGCCGACAGGCCGATCGTGGCGGCATTGGTTTCGGGCAATTTTCCAGGCAGTCCTGTCACGCTCCACTATCACTTCACACTTGCCGGCGATGTCATCACGCATCTGGAGATCTACGCATGA